The sequence below is a genomic window from Anopheles cruzii chromosome 3, idAnoCruzAS_RS32_06, whole genome shotgun sequence.
gtgtgtccTGCTCACTTGGCATTGGCGCGCGGGTTCAGCCCGCACCGTAGCTGTGACTGATCATGCACCGACCGCGTGCTCGCGCTTTGCTAGTGAAACGATATCCATCCCCTAAAAACGGGCCCCATACGTACGGGTGACGTAGCACCCGCCCCGAGACAAACCGGAATGGGATTTaagcgtcggcggcggccgcggtggcactctggtggtggcggtagcAAATTCGCTTGAATGATGATGAGACCCAGATCCGCTGATCCGCCGAACCGCTTTTAACCGGTTCGCATGGAAAAGACGACGAGGCGGTGCGCCGATTTATCGGAAAAGTGTCAACAAAGTatcgggtttttttcttctgtgtttgtgtgactCGGTATGCGGCCACTTTTTTAACagtttcttctctctttcttacGTATTgcagttcgttcgttttctagTTTTACTTACTGCGCGATGTGTGTTTTGCTGTGGAGGccttgttttgttggttttcatCCTTTTGGCCGGCTTTGGCTATCGGTTGGTTCGCGAGCGACCTTTGTACCCTTCGCAAGCGCGATGGCATCAAAAATTGACTTCCAAACTTTTCCATTCACGTTAATTGTGCACTCTCGCGCCATTTGTGTCGCATCAAGTTCAAGTTGCTTTATACTTTGAACTTATAGGAAGATAATTCTTTATGATGTTTTTAAACCTTCGAACTATCTTTAGTTAACAGCGTGTTTGCAATGCTTGCCATAAAAAGTCAAGAGGGATTGAATTGTAGGCAGCATATAACTTCATATTCCTAAGTATACGTGCAACGGCTACTACGGCAACTATCGTAAGAATTCAttgcatgctgctgctccaggtCAAGCCGGTTTGCGGAATTTCCCAAGGCCCAGTTCTCTCCTAATCCTTTGGCAATTGTTCGATTATGCATACACCCGTATCCAGTACGTGATGCAGCGTGGAGAATAACGTTAGAATATGCACGTAAGCACTTCTGTATCTGTACCTacagtttattttattcttcgACTAATACGTCATACAAAATGTTCCCAGTTGTGCTTTGAGTGTGTATGGATATTCGAAAATTGTGAACAATAATTTGATGAGTTCTTCCATCAACAACAGGTTAAGGTCATCTTCCGATACGCACCCTACCATGACCATACACACTTTATGACCAAACGAAGACCGACATCAGCAACCTGTAGCGGTGGTCCCTTCAACCATCCGTCAGCGTCGTTTTACAACGATCTTGTTGTAACAGTGGTGTACTGATTAATTCATCAGTAGGAAACCCGTTCGTGGGACCGCCACACAAACCAGCGTGGCGTTGGGCTGCGGGGGGCGCGGGACGGAGCGTAGACGGAAAGGCTGCCACCTAACTAACTAGTGGCCGTTTCAAGACGGGAACCAGTTTTTTGATTCGCATTTTTTAGAAAAAGGCGGCAAACTTGCGGCGAGAAAAACCACGAACACGGTCACCACCAGTGGAGATGACCGGCTGCCTTGCCGTCCCTCCGTGTGCGGCCGCACGAACCCGGCGCAGCACTCGTCGTATAAAAGTAAGGGGACAACGTTCGGAACCGTCAGTCCGTTGTCCGCAACCGTCGTGTTCTGATTGTTTCACGAGAGTGCAACCATTCCAAATTGGCTGCATGTTGCATTTACTGTCGAATCtaagcaaaaaataaattggTGTCAATGTTAATAGTCAAACCAGACTCAACGCTCAAGTTTCTGCCATCCGTGAGGTACATActgcttctttttctctaACCGATCTCCGGGAGCTGCTCGTGACGTGTGCGCAAAGTTTTAGGGAACTAACGCCGAAAGGAGAATTCTAGCAGACTGTTCACTTCAGTTGGCAATAATAGGAAGGTTTCTCCTTCAACTTGGCACGGTCAAATGtaattcattttgttttaattgatcGAATTGAGGATCTTCTCCGATGGTTCATCCTTTACTACTACGCTACGATGTGCAACGAGTGATATTTAAACCGGTTCCAGATTGCACGCTCCCAGAAGCGTGACTACGTGGAATATAGCAGCTCTAGCTTTTCGGGATaatgtttcctttctttttcgtggCATGGCCGCTGCAGTTCAGGCCAATGAAATTACAATGGGTTAATGGAACGATCGATACAGTCTTCCGTTGGGGCCTCTTCATGGTTCTAAATTTTGTTGATTAGATCGCAATGTTGGGTAATGGGTTCACGTGAGGAGAGTTCCACTGGAACTGCGAAACCGATGCTTCTCGGTGCGCAAAAGTTCAACTTCTGCTCGTTGCTAAACGGTTGCACGCATTTGTTATTCCTCTTTGCAGGCTCATCAACAACTTGAACATCCGCAAGGGTAGCCGCACGGGAAACTCCGGCAATCATCTTGAGTTCCAGGTGCTCACACAGATCCAGTACGTGCCCTGATAGAGTAAcgagccgaaaccgaaagcttcACAATGCAGGACCGTTCGTGCACCGCGACCAAACAGAGCCAAAAGTCTGCCTACAATACGCCCGCGGTTGGCAACATGAAAAAGAGCACGGGTCAAAACCAAAATTCGGCGGCGGATCGCACGAAGACGGGCTCCAATGGAAACTGGGGTCCGCACTTCAAGAATCGGGAACACTTCAACAGTATGCACTTTTGCTGAACCTTGAGATAGTATTTTTTCAAATTCCGTTCCGACTGAAACGCGGAGGGACCACTTTAGGGATGAATATGAAAATTATAAAGTCAATAAAACCCCTCTAAGTTATTTTGAACATGCTGGCTTGCGAAAAATGTTATCGTTATACCGTGCCCTCTGGAGAAATTTATGGTTCGTTCCAAACTGGACGTTGTGATTCCGACTTTGTTTACCAGCGGATTAGGAGCGGTGAATTGAGAAACAAAGCGTGATATCATATGCTGTTGCTATTGCATCATCCTTTTTACAGAGGACAAACTTTCGTGGAAGTCGCTGGACCGGTTTCTTCCGAACTGATGGAAGAATTTTGTTTCCTCCAGAATCCCCACATTAATGGGCAAAGTCATAGGATATCATAGTCATAGGATACCATAGTCATAGGATATCATCATGCCGAATGTGTTTGGTGATCTTCCACCGCATCCTGCACGTGATTCGGATctgaaaaatgcaaatcacTTGCCAAAATTAGCttgcattttaattgcaatttTGGCGAGTCTTCGGACGGAGTTGAATGCACCGATAAACCCGAAAAAGGTAATCACCTAACCAACCATCGTACCATCATTTTCACACCGAATCTCTCCCGACTGCCGTACGCCCCATGTTGAGGGTTAACAGAGAAGCGATCATCGCGCGTTCAAAACAACCGGAATCCGGCGGCTGGCGATGCGGCAACGGCGGCTCactcggcggccgcggcggcggctgcttATCGAACAGCTGTCAGATGCTCGGTTGTGTCAGTCAAAGAAGCACTGTTTTGGTGACCGGACCGCAGCAAAAGTTTCTGCGCTCCGCCGCCACGGCGGATACGGTACACTCTCTCGTCTCGGGACACTTTACGCGGTCAGAACTCGCGCTCGCCCGCTCGCCGTGCGTActgatgatttgtttttttgtttcctctgCGTGGACGCCGCGCTCGACGTCAAGTGCTTGAACGCGGAGATAAAATCGGGCTCCGGTCACTTTGTGCCGGACCGGGGAGCGAATAAAAAGTGGGTTACGGTGCGGTGGGTTGATAGTGAAATGTTTATATTGTTGTGCCGTAGCCGCGCTACGGCCGCAGCGCAAGAGAATGGAGGGTTCGTTGGAAGTGTGTGCGCATAAGACGTGTGCGTGAAAATTGTGTGTCCATTTCTCGCAAAAATATACCCCGTGAGGCGCATACGGCACTCCGatgcggttgctgctgctgcttctgctggtgTCCACGGTGAGTCATTCGGGCCATCGGACTGCCGGACACTTgtgcgtttgctgctgctgatccaCCCGATTCATTCACTCTTCGGTGCCGCATCGAACCGAGAGGCGGCGGCAACAGATCGATTGAATCCGGCCGAGAACAGCTCGGTGACCAATTGTTAAAATCCTGCGGAGCGTGATTTTGTGTACTCCGTGCgggttccgtgttccgtgtgtgtttggttagCGGTTTAAATCGCAATTCCGTGTGTTTTGCAACGGAAAAATCTGGTTGGAGCTGGTTGTGAGCTAACGAGCtaaaagagtgagagagagagagagagtgagagaggccGCAGCCGAGTGGCCGCCGAGTGGTCCACCCGCGAAAAAGCGTGGTTAAAAAAGAACGAGCCAATTAACATCAAAATAATAaggtacgcgcgcgcgtccccatcacacacacacacagcaccacaAGAAACCCGCGTGCGGACAGTGCGGGGCCTGGGTGCGCGCGCCCTTTGTGATGGCCTCCTCCTCGCGCGGCGAGTGCAAtatgttaaaaataatattcctACCATGCCTCGCACCCGCCGTACTGTTGTTGCTCTGCGTTACACCTGGCGGCCAACCGTTGCCAACCGATGGCGATGTCCACGCGACGACGCCGAATGCACCACCATTCACGACGACGCTGACCGGCTCCGGATCACCGGACTCCGGCGCGACTCCGGATCTCGTCACGACGCACGTACGGGCCGTCCCGTTCGGAGATTCCTTCGGTGGCGCATTTTGGACGATCGGTGacgcggcagcggcggcggatggaTTATTGGGCAGAACGGATGACGTGCCGCCCGATTTGCGTCGTTTGGTGTGCGACACGTGGCCGGCGGGTGGTGTCAGGCAGCGTGTGGAAGTGGCCCTCGTCCAAGGGCAAACGGGCGAAcggactactactactgcggTGGGTTTGATTTTGGACAAGGACGGAGGAAGACCCCTTCTTGGGCTTAACCTGGAACCGGGTGGAACGACCCTCGATTGCATCTCGGGTTGGGGAGAAAAGGTTGCGATTGTGTTTGAAAACCGGTAAGTATtagtttctttgtttctttccacAACATAATTTGAATAGGGAACCGTTAACGGAAATAACggaacagaaacaacaacaaaacaacgaaataaTAACCCAAAAGCCCAGCATGCAgcgcggtgccgccgccgcagtgTCTTGATTCTTTTGATTCAACCATCGGCCGTCGCGTCGCTCGGCTGATGCCAAGAAACTCACTTTCATTAACGAACCCGCCACCCGTTTAAATGATTTCTATTGAGAAGAAGGGCTCCAAGTGACCGCAGCGGAGGCGACAGCGGGTTGGGGGGCAACTCTACTCTCCGCAGTCAGTGGGTCAGCGTTCTCCGCGTTCGGGTGCACTCGGCAGGGCTTGGCCACTTGACACTTgatagaaagaaagagacagcgaaaaaacagtaaaaaaaatcgttatgATGCCGAAAGCGAACATACTTACGACGCGAGCGTCCGTGGCCTTCGATTATGTTCGACCGACCGTTCGCGGGGTCTACGATTTAGAACGCGCTGTCACACCACGACGATACACTACGGCGCGGAACGGGCGACCCGCGGGGGGATTACTAGTAAACGGTAGAGGTCACTAAAATGTATTGATCGATTGAATAACATTTtcgaaaccacacacaaagtcgtaaaaaattattaaaactacCAGCAGGTTAACGCTCGACGACTTCCCGTGAATGCGGTTCCTATTAGACGTTCTTCATTCTTGTTTTGacaatgaaaattaattagttcACGAAACCAACATTCCCTTCCGCTCTGCTTCGGAACCTACCATATTTACAGTCTCATTTTTCACAAAGGGCTCTTTGATTTCCTTCCAATTCGCAGAACCAGTGCTACAAAGAACACGAAGGTGGCGCTGCCGTTTTGTCGCTACGCGCGATCTGGTGATCACGCGAGTTAACCTTAAGCTCACCTAGCACCGCAGCTATGCAATTTGTCAGCATATTCTTCACCCGCGGAATGCGCATACTTGGTGGCCCACCCGGTTGCCTGATTCCCGGTCCTTTTCGTGTGACATTCCATTAAAGAAAaccatgaaatgaaaaatgtgcgAATCGTTGCTGCTTTAGgcttcgttttctttggtgTACATTCTTTTTCGTACGACTCTCGCCTCCTTTAAACAGTCATCATTGAGACCGTTACGTTGTTGCAATGCTACAGCGATCAATGTTTACGGTGTTCACTTCGTGTTgaaaacgccatatttttccACTCTTATTTTGTTTATGGCCAAAATTGTTTGGACTCCTTTAGCAGTAGCAGAGTGACTGACATTTAGCTGGTTGTCATTTCCGTTTAGTATCGATCATATTTcccttctttctttccctcttgataaataaatatgtgCGTAGGAATGAAGACGGGTCAAGATCGTGTAACGCCGTTACTAATTACTGGATTCTTTCTTTGTGAACCTCTCCGCATGAATGATTGATGGGTCAACTGATATCTGCGTACTCGGTTGATGCAAACCGCTCAATTACTCCTCCGGTGATTCCCTTGTGCAGCCGGCCACACCTTAACGGGTTTATAATGGCACATCACGAAGACGCCCACTGTCGTCCGCAGTATTATCGTATTCTGTTCGTTATCAGCTGTTGCGGGAACTCACTCGGTGATTTCTTTGGTGTCAAGAGGTCGGATACCACTTACACCTTGCCACACTTATGAAGACATCGACCCCCCTACGAGGTCGAGGGCTGTGTGCCACAAACGCATCCAGAGTTCGTCCTTGTACCATCCCACCAGGCGCATGTTGAAATTGCGTCCAAATCACGCGATCGACCGATTTGTTGCTGCAGTAGCgttcggtagcagcagcacagaaACGGAAACGTTGGAGTCAGTAATCCTCGCTCCTTTGAGTCATTattcccccgggggtgggtgggtggcttaGGAGTGTTTCTTGATTAAACAAGTTTGccttttgatttgatttgtcCTGGTCCTAACCCCGGTCGGTAACATgctaccggccggccgggcacaTAACACTCCTCTCTATGCTGATGACGCGcttggtggcggtgctggagAGAGATAATGGACCATTTTATCTTTATGTCAGTATAAAAACCTGAAAACCGACTTATCACCGACTGTTTGCCGAACTTTATGAGTGCCTGCTTATCGATATGCGAGTTCGGGATCCTCATTCCGTTCGCTAAGTCCGTGTTTCTTCGCCGATAAGAAGTCGTTTCACGAATCAAGTCTCGTGTCACTAGAATTAGTCatgtaatttgttttgatcCACTAATGTGGTTTCGTTAATGTGCCTTAACCCTTTAAAATACAACAGGTTTCAACGATTTAATATTGTCTGTTCAATATCTACTGTTGTCCCAGTTGAAAATAATGCCAATATTGCTCTCATGTTTATTCgctttttgtgcctttttcatgcaaacattttgtgtgaaagtgcagaaagtgaaaagttcaGCGCATAGAATGGTCAAACGGGTTTTCAGTAACATTTGTGAGTAAATCTTATCCCACTCTTGTCAAAACGAAAGGCCAAGGCGACCCTATTTTCCCCCCGATTTCGCATCTTCTGCAGGATTCGACGCCTTTCAGTTCTGTTCGCGGCAACACTTCTGCGATGATCATCTTGCCAGGATTCAAGTTGTTTCCATCTTGTCGCAGGGCTCGAGTTTTCTATGTTCGGTGTCCCATCCTTACCAATATGTATTTAATTACTAGCGACGACGGGACCTTGGCAGGTTGAGCTGTTTTTCATTTCTGCCGGCCGATTCGCCGGCTCGGAGGTGTAATGGATTATTCATTCCGTCCGTGGTTGACACGCTGGTTGTTTTAGAAATAcgcctttttattttttggccgATCGAACACGCCGATCgaattaatgtttaaaattgtcCGTTGATTAAACAACATATTAATTGCAGAGATGCGCCGCGTCCCAAACGAAACATCGACCACCATGCTGCGGGCAGCAAAAACGCCATCAAGCGCCAACCGGCGGACACGGACCAGTTTGACGAGCCGCGTATCGACGGCTACCGCGTCGAGCATTCGGATAAGCACCTCGAGACGGAGGACGGCGGCGTTCCGTCGGTGCACAGTAATTCCCCGGTGATGCTGCGCCTGTTTGGCACGGGAATCACCCGCGGCACGGTGATCATCTTTACgcacgagcagcagcgccacggTGGACCGTGCCAGGTGCCGGTGACGGAGAAGTTTCGAGTGAGAATCATAGGACGGATGGATTATGCATCTAAATACTCACACACATCCTGTTGTTTACCCCCACCGTAGGTTGTGGAGGCCGACGTCAGTGGAACGAGCGGGTTGGTGCCGGTGGAGCTGCCGGACGTTACGAAGCACAAGTACTTTTACTTGTGCGCCAAGTACGAGGCCACTGACCCAGTGTCAACCGCGACGACCGCGACGACCACCACGACGCAACAGGTACGAAAGGACATAACGGAGCCGGTTTGTGCCGTCTGCGCTGCACGCTATTCGGTCCATCGCACTCGCGGTTCTAATGGCCTCTCCGGGCCACGTGTTATGCACCGCGCCATAGTTTAAATCCTCCGGCGAACGGCGATGATTATATAATGGAAGAATCTAATATTGTAAGCACCGCGGACCATGCGGTTGAAACTAGCGCGAGCGATGACGTCGGCGACATTTCGCGTGGAGCGTATGGCGACAGTGTATGGCGGATGTTGTCGTATGGTTATGTCGAAGTTGAatttaagttttattttttattcatttttccGTCAAATCTCATTCTGATTCAACTGTGTCACTGTTTATGCTTTTCTCCGTAGGTGTTTGGTACCGTTCAGCCGTTTATCCATCAGGGTTCGGAACCGTGGATGCGAATGACGAGTTTCAAGCCCTTTCTGCCCCTATGGCTATCGTTGATCATCATTTGCGTGTGCCTCGTATTTTCCGCCCTCTTCTCCGGGCTCAATCTAGGTCTCATGTCGTTGGATCGGACGGATCTTAAGGTATGGTATCCTCACCCGGCGGCTTCCAGCAAACAAACAGTGACCGACAAACATTGTCCACCTTCACCACCAGATCCTGTGCAACACGGGTACGGAGCAGGAGAAACAGTACGCCAAAGCGATTCAACCGGTGCGCGATCACGGGAACTACTTGCTGTGCAGCATTCTGCTCGGTAACGTGCTGGTCAACTCGACCTTCACCATTCTGCTGGACAGTCTCACGTCGGGCCTGGTGGCCGTCATCTGCTCCACGATAGCAATCGTCATCTTCGGTGAAATCACTCCGCAGGTCGGTTCGAACCTCGGGGCTCGATTTGTTCGCCTGTGCAATACAACAAATTATTCCATTTCTGGTGGATCCCCCGCAGGCTGTCTGTTCTCG
It includes:
- the LOC128273051 gene encoding uncharacterized protein LOC128273051, with product MLIVKPDSTLKFLPSVRLINNLNIRKGSRTGNSGNHLEFQVLTQIQYVP
- the LOC128273050 gene encoding uncharacterized protein LOC128273050 produces the protein MQDRSCTATKQSQKSAYNTPAVGNMKKSTGQNQNSAADRTKTGSNGNWGPHFKNREHFNSMHFC